A genomic window from Brevibacillus agri includes:
- the atpG gene encoding ATP synthase F1 subunit gamma, giving the protein MAKGIREIRRSIKSTKNTRQITKAMKMVAAAKLRRNQEKAEAARPYADKIQEVIASIASGTSGSKHPMLQKRPVKKTGYIVITSDRGLAGGYNANMLRKVVTTISEKHKSKDEYGIFVIGRKGRDFFSKRNYPLLEEVTGLPASPAFADIKKIAGAAVQMFANEQIDELYLCYNKFQSAISQIPTVKQLLPLEAPESNDVRTINYEYEPSSEEVLADLLPKYAETLVYSALLEAKASEEGSRMTAMGNATDNATDMINRYTLIYNRARQAAITQEISEIVAGANAQA; this is encoded by the coding sequence GTGGCAAAAGGAATACGTGAGATTCGACGCAGTATTAAAAGTACCAAAAATACGCGCCAAATCACGAAAGCGATGAAAATGGTGGCGGCTGCGAAGCTCCGCCGCAACCAGGAGAAGGCTGAGGCAGCACGTCCTTACGCTGACAAGATCCAGGAAGTGATTGCGAGCATTGCGAGCGGAACATCTGGTTCCAAGCATCCGATGCTGCAAAAACGTCCGGTGAAAAAGACTGGTTACATTGTCATCACTTCGGACCGTGGACTTGCTGGCGGATACAACGCCAACATGCTTCGCAAAGTGGTTACCACCATCAGCGAAAAACACAAGTCCAAGGACGAGTACGGCATTTTTGTAATCGGACGCAAAGGGCGCGACTTCTTCAGCAAACGGAACTATCCGCTTTTGGAAGAAGTAACGGGTCTGCCAGCCAGCCCGGCCTTTGCTGATATCAAGAAAATTGCCGGTGCGGCCGTCCAGATGTTCGCGAACGAGCAAATCGACGAGCTGTACCTGTGCTACAACAAGTTCCAAAGTGCAATTTCGCAAATACCTACCGTAAAACAATTGCTGCCACTGGAAGCTCCCGAGAGCAACGATGTGCGCACAATCAATTACGAGTATGAGCCGTCCTCGGAAGAAGTTCTGGCTGATCTGTTGCCAAAATACGCGGAAACACTGGTGTACAGTGCGCTTCTGGAAGCGAAGGCTTCCGAAGAAGGTTCCCGTATGACTGCAATGGGCAACGCGACAGACAACGCAACAGATATGATTAACCGTTACACGTTGATCTACAACCGTGCCCGTCAGGCAGCGATTACGCAAGAGATTTCCGAGATCGTTGCAGGTGCAAACGCACAAGCGTAA
- a CDS encoding NuoB/complex I 20 kDa subunit family protein, translating into MELDLTSIAPELQEELDRNVMFTTLETVKGWVRSNSLWPLTFGLACCAIEMMGTGGARYDLDRFGVIFRASPRQSDVMIVAGTVTKKMAPLLRRLYDQMPEPKWVIAMGSCATAGGPYVRSYSVVKGVDQIVPVDVYIPGCPPNPAALIYGINKLQEKIRYEAKTGKRVTSQ; encoded by the coding sequence ATGGAACTAGATCTGACAAGCATTGCGCCTGAATTGCAAGAAGAACTCGATCGCAACGTCATGTTTACGACATTGGAAACGGTAAAAGGCTGGGTCCGCAGCAACTCGCTCTGGCCGCTGACTTTTGGTCTGGCCTGTTGCGCCATCGAAATGATGGGAACAGGTGGAGCGCGTTACGACCTGGACCGGTTCGGCGTGATCTTCCGGGCATCGCCAAGACAATCCGATGTCATGATCGTCGCTGGAACCGTCACGAAAAAAATGGCTCCGCTGCTGCGCCGTTTGTACGATCAGATGCCTGAGCCGAAATGGGTGATCGCCATGGGGTCCTGTGCGACGGCGGGAGGCCCTTACGTACGCTCGTACAGCGTGGTCAAAGGTGTCGATCAGATCGTTCCTGTCGACGTATATATTCCGGGCTGTCCGCCTAACCCAGCGGCCCTGATTTACGGAATCAACAAGCTCCAGGAAAAAATTCGCTACGAAGCGAAGACTGGGAAGCGGGTGACCAGTCAATGA
- a CDS encoding DUF6042 family protein — protein MQTIRDIRHNQDGVVIPSGFTANGWSSVLSHEMNVLFQSLCFVVTEYETKAEMEKGLDEIEALKGTFSEPVKEAFKSEADYEGYVNLLNRFKSFLKRSDYDYPTSRAEAIQLFVKWGLVIDNEDAWDIPIHPFPDASQLFKLSEVESLALAHVKLEALVHPIFSRLVMMLHEREENTFSISKAEMKEMLNTNDQMLAEVLIKLTPYMEEAIENMLELPDDEKLNFTIVWERIYEDFLGQQFSSNVQ, from the coding sequence ATGCAAACCATTCGCGATATTCGCCACAATCAGGATGGCGTAGTGATTCCTAGCGGCTTTACGGCCAACGGCTGGTCGAGCGTGCTGTCTCATGAAATGAATGTCCTGTTCCAGTCCCTGTGTTTTGTCGTCACAGAGTACGAAACAAAAGCGGAGATGGAAAAAGGACTCGATGAAATCGAAGCATTGAAAGGCACGTTTTCCGAGCCTGTGAAGGAAGCTTTTAAATCAGAAGCGGACTACGAGGGCTATGTCAACTTGCTGAACCGCTTCAAATCGTTCCTGAAACGCTCCGACTACGATTATCCGACATCCCGTGCGGAAGCGATCCAGCTTTTCGTCAAATGGGGTCTGGTCATAGACAACGAGGATGCGTGGGATATACCGATCCATCCGTTCCCAGATGCATCCCAACTGTTCAAGCTGAGCGAGGTGGAATCGCTGGCTTTGGCGCATGTGAAGCTGGAAGCGCTGGTGCACCCTATTTTCAGCCGCCTGGTCATGATGCTGCATGAACGCGAAGAAAACACGTTCAGCATCTCCAAGGCAGAAATGAAAGAAATGCTGAACACAAACGATCAAATGCTTGCTGAAGTATTGATTAAGCTGACTCCGTACATGGAAGAAGCGATTGAGAACATGCTGGAGCTGCCAGACGATGAGAAGCTGAACTTCACTATCGTATGGGAGCGCATTTACGAGGACTTCCTCGGTCAGCAGTTTTCAAGCAACGTTCAATAA
- a CDS encoding F0F1 ATP synthase subunit epsilon → MSKMTVEVVTPERVVYSGQAEMVIARGVQGDLGILPNHMPLVSPLKIAPVRIKTEGDNEVKMAVSGGFMEVRGDKVTILAETAELPGDIDVERAKAAKARAEKRLAEKYAELDVQRAERALQRAMARLDVKK, encoded by the coding sequence GTGAGTAAGATGACAGTTGAAGTCGTAACTCCTGAACGGGTTGTCTACAGCGGTCAGGCTGAAATGGTCATTGCTCGCGGCGTTCAAGGGGATCTCGGTATTTTGCCGAACCACATGCCGCTGGTAAGCCCGCTGAAAATAGCGCCGGTTCGGATCAAGACAGAAGGCGATAACGAAGTAAAGATGGCTGTAAGCGGCGGCTTCATGGAAGTGCGCGGCGATAAAGTAACCATCCTTGCTGAAACGGCTGAATTGCCGGGAGACATCGATGTTGAACGCGCGAAGGCAGCGAAAGCTCGTGCCGAAAAGCGTTTGGCTGAGAAATATGCCGAACTCGACGTCCAGCGCGCAGAGCGTGCGCTACAGCGTGCGATGGCACGTCTCGACGTAAAGAAGTAA
- the atpA gene encoding F0F1 ATP synthase subunit alpha: MSAIRPEEISSLIKERIANFKSEIEVVDVGTVIQVGDGIARVHGLEKAMQGELLEFQNGVMGMVLNLEEDNVGVVIMGPFRDIKEGDTVKRTGRVMEVPVGEALLGRVVNPLGQPIDGQGPIANDGYRPIESPAPGVMARKSVHEPLQTGIKAIDAMIPIGRGQRELIIGDRQTGKTAVALDTIINQKGKDMICIYVAIGQKQSTVANIVETLRKAGALDYTIVVSATASDPAPMLYLAPYAGVTMAEYFMYKGGHVLCVYDDLSKQAAAYREMSLLLRRPPGREAYPGDVFYLHSRLLERAAKLSDDLGAGSITALPFIETQAGDISAYIPTNVISITDGQIFLETDLFNAGQRPAVNTGLSVSRVGGSAQIKAMKKVAGPLKLELAQYRELAAFAQFGSDLDKATQARLTRGERLMEIMKQGQFDPMPVEKQVASIYSATRGYLDDIPVADVRRFEKELLSFLDSNKPHLLEHIRTTKDLPDEKELNAAIEEFKKGFSVTR; encoded by the coding sequence GTGAGTGCAATCAGACCAGAGGAAATTAGCTCCCTCATCAAAGAGCGGATCGCTAATTTTAAATCTGAAATCGAAGTTGTAGATGTAGGCACAGTCATCCAGGTAGGTGACGGTATTGCCCGCGTTCACGGTTTGGAAAAGGCCATGCAAGGGGAGCTCCTCGAGTTCCAAAATGGCGTAATGGGTATGGTACTCAACTTGGAAGAAGACAACGTGGGTGTCGTTATTATGGGACCTTTCCGCGACATTAAGGAAGGCGATACCGTAAAACGTACCGGCCGCGTTATGGAAGTTCCAGTAGGGGAAGCGCTGCTCGGCCGCGTAGTAAACCCGCTGGGTCAACCAATCGATGGTCAAGGCCCTATCGCAAACGACGGCTACCGCCCGATCGAGAGCCCAGCTCCTGGCGTAATGGCGCGTAAATCCGTACACGAGCCGCTGCAAACAGGTATCAAAGCGATTGACGCGATGATCCCGATTGGCCGCGGACAGCGTGAGTTGATTATTGGTGACCGCCAAACTGGTAAAACAGCAGTGGCGCTCGACACGATCATCAACCAAAAAGGCAAAGACATGATTTGTATCTACGTAGCGATCGGTCAAAAGCAATCGACCGTTGCGAACATCGTAGAAACCCTGCGTAAAGCAGGCGCTCTGGATTACACCATCGTCGTTTCCGCTACAGCTTCCGACCCAGCGCCAATGCTGTATCTGGCTCCTTATGCTGGTGTTACTATGGCTGAGTACTTCATGTACAAAGGCGGACACGTTCTGTGCGTATACGATGACCTGTCCAAACAGGCTGCTGCATACCGCGAAATGTCCCTGTTGCTCCGTCGTCCTCCAGGCCGCGAAGCGTATCCTGGTGACGTATTCTACTTGCACTCCCGCTTGCTGGAGCGCGCTGCGAAACTGTCTGATGACCTGGGCGCAGGTTCCATTACTGCTCTGCCGTTCATCGAAACCCAAGCGGGTGACATTTCCGCGTACATTCCAACCAACGTGATCTCCATCACGGACGGTCAGATCTTCCTGGAGACAGACTTGTTCAACGCAGGTCAACGTCCAGCGGTTAACACCGGTCTTTCCGTATCCCGTGTAGGTGGTTCCGCGCAAATCAAGGCGATGAAAAAGGTAGCAGGTCCGCTCAAGCTTGAGTTGGCTCAATACCGTGAGCTTGCAGCGTTTGCTCAGTTCGGTTCCGATCTGGACAAAGCTACCCAGGCTCGTCTGACCCGCGGTGAGCGCTTGATGGAAATCATGAAGCAAGGCCAGTTCGATCCAATGCCAGTTGAGAAGCAAGTTGCTTCCATCTACAGCGCGACTCGCGGCTACCTGGATGACATTCCAGTAGCAGATGTACGCCGCTTTGAGAAAGAGCTGCTGTCTTTCCTGGATTCCAACAAACCACATCTGTTGGAGCACATCCGCACTACGAAAGACCTCCCAGATGAAAAAGAACTGAACGCAGCGATCGAAGAGTTCAAAAAAGGCTTTTCGGTAACTCGCTAA
- a CDS encoding NADH-quinone oxidoreductase subunit A: MNEIYTNNYVIVAIFLILGVLLPVATVSFVGPLLRPKKPTREKQTTYESGNIPVGDSWVRFNVKYYIFALMFVIFDVETLFLYPWAVAYKELGLFALVEMVIFISLLVVGLIYAWRKKVLEWN; encoded by the coding sequence GTGAATGAGATCTATACCAACAATTATGTTATTGTCGCGATCTTTTTGATTCTGGGTGTGTTGTTGCCCGTTGCTACGGTCAGTTTCGTTGGTCCACTACTGCGTCCAAAGAAACCGACACGGGAGAAGCAAACCACATATGAAAGCGGTAACATTCCTGTTGGTGACAGTTGGGTACGCTTCAACGTGAAGTATTACATTTTCGCCCTCATGTTTGTCATTTTTGATGTAGAAACGCTCTTTCTGTACCCGTGGGCCGTCGCTTACAAAGAGCTGGGGCTGTTCGCCCTGGTCGAGATGGTCATCTTTATATCCTTGCTGGTAGTAGGGTTGATTTACGCGTGGAGAAAGAAGGTGCTGGAATGGAACTAG
- the atpD gene encoding F0F1 ATP synthase subunit beta, whose translation MANGRVVQVMGPVVDVEFDRGHLPAIYNAIKIQHKAQSAGERDIDLTVEVATHLGDNLVRTVAMSSTDGLVRGMEAVDTGAPISVPVGAVTLGRVFNVLGEPIDLQDLGQVDRRDPIHRKAPEFVDQATTVEILETGIKVIDLLAPYIKGGKIGLFGGAGVGKTVTIQELINNIAQEHGGISVFAGVGERTREGNDLYHEMKDAGVLPKTAMVFGQMNEPPGARLRVALTGLTMAEYFRDEEGRDVLLFIDNIFRFTQAGSEVSALLGRMPSAVGYQPTLATEMGQLQERITSTKKGSVTSIQAIYVPADDYTDPAPATTFAHLDATTNLERSIAELGIFPAVDPLASTSRALTPEVVGQEHYDVARGVQKILQRYKELQDIIAILGMDELSDEDKQVVGRARRIQRFLSQSFHVAEQFTGNPGQYVPLKETVRSFKEILEGKHDHLPEGAFLYVGTIEEAVEKAKKMA comes from the coding sequence ATGGCGAATGGACGCGTGGTTCAGGTAATGGGTCCAGTTGTTGACGTCGAGTTCGACCGTGGACACCTGCCTGCCATTTACAATGCGATCAAGATTCAACATAAAGCACAAAGCGCTGGCGAGCGCGACATCGACTTGACAGTTGAGGTTGCGACTCACCTGGGTGACAACCTGGTTCGTACTGTTGCGATGTCTTCTACCGACGGTTTGGTTCGCGGTATGGAAGCCGTTGACACAGGTGCGCCTATCTCCGTTCCAGTGGGTGCGGTAACCCTTGGACGCGTATTCAACGTATTGGGAGAGCCGATTGACCTGCAAGACCTCGGCCAAGTAGATCGTCGCGACCCAATTCACCGCAAAGCTCCTGAGTTCGTAGACCAAGCAACTACTGTTGAAATCCTGGAAACAGGGATCAAAGTAATTGACCTCTTGGCTCCGTACATCAAGGGTGGTAAGATCGGTCTGTTTGGTGGTGCGGGTGTAGGTAAAACCGTTACCATTCAAGAGCTGATTAACAACATCGCGCAAGAGCACGGTGGTATTTCCGTATTCGCTGGTGTAGGGGAGCGTACCCGTGAAGGTAACGACCTGTACCACGAGATGAAAGACGCAGGCGTTCTGCCGAAAACCGCGATGGTATTCGGTCAGATGAACGAACCGCCTGGTGCGCGTCTGCGCGTAGCGTTGACTGGTCTGACCATGGCGGAGTACTTCCGTGATGAAGAAGGCCGCGACGTTCTTCTGTTTATCGACAACATCTTCCGCTTTACTCAAGCGGGTTCCGAGGTTTCCGCTCTCTTGGGCCGTATGCCATCTGCGGTAGGTTACCAGCCAACACTTGCTACCGAAATGGGTCAGTTGCAAGAGCGCATTACCTCCACCAAAAAAGGTTCTGTAACGTCCATTCAAGCGATCTACGTACCAGCGGATGACTATACTGACCCGGCTCCTGCGACTACGTTTGCTCACTTGGACGCGACTACTAACCTGGAGCGTTCCATCGCTGAGTTAGGTATCTTCCCTGCGGTTGACCCACTCGCATCCACTTCCCGTGCTCTGACTCCTGAAGTAGTTGGTCAAGAACACTACGATGTGGCTCGTGGCGTGCAAAAAATTCTGCAACGCTACAAAGAACTGCAAGATATCATCGCGATCCTTGGTATGGACGAACTGAGCGACGAAGACAAGCAAGTCGTTGGCCGCGCACGCCGCATTCAACGCTTCCTGTCCCAGTCCTTCCACGTTGCCGAGCAATTTACTGGTAACCCAGGCCAATACGTACCATTGAAAGAAACCGTTCGCAGCTTCAAGGAAATCCTCGAAGGCAAGCACGACCATCTGCCAGAGGGCGCGTTCCTGTATGTAGGAACCATTGAAGAAGCGGTAGAAAAAGCGAAGAAAATGGCGTAA